The region CACTCAGGTTGACCGGGGGAAGCACACAGGCGCTGTCGCCGCTGTGGACCCCGGCAGCCTCCACGTGTTCCATGATGCCGGCCACCACGGCGCGTTCTCCGTCGCACAGGGTATCCACGTCCAGCTCCAGCGCGCCTTCCAGGAACTGGTCGAGCAGAATGCTGGGCTGGCCTTCCACGGCGGCGTAGACCTCGTCCAGATAGGTGACCAGCTCTTCCATGCTGCGCACCGTGCGCATGGCCCGTCCGCCCAGCACGTAGCTGGGCCGGGCCATCAGGGGAAAGCCCAGCTCAGCGGCCAGCTGGCGGGCCTGCTCCGGCGTCTCGGCGACCTTACCCCTGGGCTGTGAGAGGCCAAGCCGCTCGCACAGGGCGTTGAAGCTGGCGCGGTCCTCGGCTTCGTGGATCGTTTCGGGACTGGTTCCGATGATCGGTGCGCCTGCGTCAGCCAGCTTTTTGGCCAGTTTCAGAGGTGTCTGTCCGCCGAGCTGCACGATCACGCCTACAGGCTTTTCGTGGTCGACGATGTTCATGACGTCTTCAAAGGTCAGCGGCTCGAAGTACAGGCGGTCGGCGGTGTCGTAGTCGGTGCTGACCGTCTCAGGATTCGAGTTGACCATGATGGTCTCGTATCCGGCTTCCTGCAGTGCCCAGACGGCGTGTACGGTGGCGTAGTCAAATTCCACGCCCTGGCCGATGCGGTTGGGCCCTGAACCCAGGATGACCACTTTGGGCTTGTCGGTGCCGGTGACCTCGTCCTCCCACTCGTAGGTGGAGTAGTGGTAAGGGGTATAGGCCTCGAACTCGGCGGCGCAGGTATCGACCGTCTTGTAGACCGGCGTGGCCCTGGCGGCCTTCCGCAGCTGACGCACCTGCAGTTCGCTGAGGCCGACAATCTCCCCGATGCGGGCGTCACTGAAGCCCAGGCGTTTGACCTCGCGCCAGTATTCGTATTTCCACTCGCTGATGGGGCCGAGCTCCAGCAGCTCATGCTCAGCGTCGATGATCTCCTTGATCTGCTCCAGGAACCAGCGGTCAATCTTCGTGGCATCGAACAGGGCGTCTATGCTCTCGCCGCGGCGCAGCAGCTCGATGACTGCTTCAATCCGGCGGGGATTGGGGTAAAGCAGGGCGCGCAGCCCGGCCTCGTCCATCTCGGCATACACGCCCCGGATATCACTTTCCGTGGAGCGCAGCGCTTTTTGCAGCGATTCCTTGAAGGTGCGGCCAATGGCCATCACTTCGCCCACACTGCGCATCTGGGTGCCCAGGTGGTCGGATGTCCCGGGGAATTTCTCGAAGGCAAAGCGTGGGATCTTGGTCACCACGTAATCGATGCTGGGCTCGAAGGACGCCGGCGTGACGCGGGTGATGTCGTTGGGCAGCTCGTCCAGGTGGTAACCCACCGCCAGCAGCGCGGCGATCTTGGCAATCGGAAAGCCGGTGGCCTTGCTGGCCAGAGCGCTGCTGCGGCTCACGCGCGGGTTCATCTCGATGACGATCACGCGACCGTTGTCAGGATTCACCGCGAACTGGATGTTGCTGCCGCCAGTGGCCACGCCAATCTCACGGATGATCGCCAGCGACTGGTTGCGCAGGCGCTGGTATTCCACGTCACTCAGCGTCTGCGCAGGCGCGACCGTGATGCTGTCTCCGGTGTGCACGCCCATGGGGTCGAAGTTTTCGATGCTGGTGATGATGATCACCGTATCCGCGGTGTCGCGCATCACTTCCAGCTCGTACTCCTTCCAGCCCAGGATGCTTTCCTCGAGCAGCACGCTGGTCACCGGACTGTCGCGCAGGCCACCCTCAGTGATAGCCAGGAACTCCTCATAGGTGTGCGCGATGCCGCCACCAGTGCCACCCAGCGTGAAGGACGGCCGGATCACGATGGGCAGGCCGATCTCCTTCTGGTATTCCACAGCTTCTTCCATGGAGTGAACCATCTTGCCGCGCGCGGTTTCGACACCGATTTTCTTCATGGCGGCCTGGAAGAGCTCGCGGTCCTCACCCTTCTTGATGGCTTCCACGCCTGCACCAATCAGTTCGACACCGTATTTCTCCAGGGTGCCGCGCTCGTGCAGTTCCATGGCCAGGTTCAGAGCAGTCTGGCCGCCCAGGGTAGGAAGGATCGCGTCGGGCTTCTCAAGCGCGATGATCTTCTCCACAAACTCAGGAGTCAGCGGTTCCAGGTAGGTCGCGTCGGCCAGGTCGGGGTCGGTCATGATGGTCGCCGGGTTGCTGTTCACCAGCACCACTCGGTACCCCTCACCGCGTAGAGCCTTCAGGGCTTGCGTGCCGGAATAGTCGAACTCGGCTGCCTGCCCAATCTGGATAGGGCCGCTGCCGAGAATCAGGATGGTCTGGAGGTCAGTACGCTTAGGCATTCCAGACGCTGAGTATGCCACGGATGGGTGAGAAGTGTCGCAGGTGGTTGTATGGTTATGCAATTGGTAGGTGCTGAGCGCTCCAGGGATGGGAAAACGGCACCGGATATCTGATGTCTGGCGCTGTTGCTCAGGTTGTGCCTGTCATGGTTCCCTCCGGTCTGCTCGGTGCCTGGACTTACAGTGCAGTGATTCACCTGACACGTGACTTCCGTACCTTCGCGCTCCACCCGGCTGCATTGGATCAGTGGGCGGTTCAGGCACTGCACCCCAGCTCCAGTTTCCAGAAGGGGTCTGTGCTTTGTAGTGACTGTGTGCTGACTCTGCGTGCCAGGGACGGAAGGGGCCTGTACTACGGAACTTATGGCTCTTATGCACTCTAAGAGCTGATTCCAACAGGACTCTTCCGAAACTCTCATAATACGCTTAGAAATGAGAGAAATACAAAGCAGCATCATGCATTTTGTAAAGAAAACACTTTGTTTCGGCTCTTCTCGCGTGGCTATGCTCAGCGTATGAAGAAGGTACTTCTTGGCCTGATGGCCCTTACTGCCGCCTCACCTGCCCTTGCTGCCGGCTACGTCGGTGGATCTGTCGGGTCAGGTGCCAGCCTGCATTATCAGCAGGACCTGACCACCAACTCCGCGATGCGCTACAGCCTGAACCTGGAGTCCACGGGCTTCAATTTCAATACGCTGACGGTGGGCGGCAGCGTGGATTACCTGGCAGATATCCCCAGCACCAGCACTCTGGGCGGCCTGACCCCCTACTACGGCCTCGGACTTGGGATCGGTGTTGCTGTCGGCAACACCACGGGCGTCATGGTGTACCCCCACGGCAACCTCGGCCTGCGCTATCAGGTGTCTGCTCCTCTGAGCATCTTTGGTGAAGGCAACGTTGGTCCCTCTATTGTGGTCAGTAGTGCTGGAACTGGAATTGGTTTCGGCTTTGGGGCCAAGATCGGTCTGAACTACCGTATTCAGTAACGTCTGAATGTCAGAAGGTGAATCTGGGTTTCCAGGTTCACCTTTTCGTGTGGCTTCTCCTGGAGTGCATACCAGGGGCAACCTATGACCCACCCTTATTTCTTATGAGTTGGTTGCGAAGGGCTACAGGCCTCCATTCCCTTGACCCCCTGCATTTCGACTGCTACCTTGCTGTGTATAGCTATGCGTAATTTACGCATAACCATTCAGAAATGCAGACCCTGACCCCCCGACGCTGAATTTGCCCTGCCTTCCGGAATCTGGACAGGCTGAGCAAGTCGCGCCGGGCGTGTTGCGCTGCCTTCATACAAACGCGGGAGAATCCAGATATGGCAAAAGACAAAATCGTACTGGCATACAGCGGCGGGCTCGACACCAGCATCATCCTCAAGTGGCTGCAGACCGAGCGTAACTACGACGTGGTCTGCTTCACGGCGGATCTGGGTCAGGGCGACGAGGTCGAAGAAGCCCGCGTCAAGGCCCTGAATACCGGAGCCGTCGCTGCCTACGCTCTGGACCTGCGCGAGGAATTCGTGCGGGACTACGTGTTTCCTATGTTCCGCTCCAGCGCCCTGTACGAGGGGTACTACCTGCTGGGCACCTCGATTGCCCGGCCCCTGATTGCCAAGAAGATGGTCGAAATTGCCCAGAAGGAAGGGGCCGTGGCCGTGTCGCACGGCGCGACGGGGAAGGGCAACGACCAGGTGCGCTTCGAGATGACCGCGTACGCTTTGCAGCCCGACATCGTCACGGTTGCCCCCTGGCGTGACTGGGAGTTCCAGGGACGCGCGGACCTGGAGGCCTTTGCCCACGAGCACGGGATTCCGGTTCCCACCACCAAGAAAGACCCCTGGAGCACCGACGCCAACATGCTGCACATCTCTTACGAGGGCGGCATTCTGGAAGACCCCTGGGCCGAGCCGCCCGCACACATGTTCAAGCTGACGGTGGCTCCTGAGGAGGCGCCCGACGAAGCCGAGTATGTGGAAATTGAGTTCCTGAACGGTGACGCCGTGGCCATCAACGGTGAAACGCTGTCGCCCGCTGCGCTGCTGGACCGGGCCAACGAGATCGGTGGCCGTCACGGCGTCGGCCGGGTGGATCTGGTCGAGAACCGCTTCGTGGGCATGAAGTCGCGTGGGGTCTACGAGACGCCCGGCGGCACCTTGCTGTACCACGCCCGCCGCGCCGTAGAAAGCCTGACCCTGGACCGCGAGGTGCTGCATCAGCGTGACGCCCTGGGCCCCAAGTATGCCGAGCTGGTCTACAACGGTTTCTGGTTTGCTCCCGAGCGCGAGGCCCTGCAGGTCTACATGGATCACGTGGCCAAGGCCGTAACCGGTACCGCGCGCCTGAAGCTGTACAAGGGCAACTGCATCGTGGCGGGCCGCAAGGCCGAGCGCAGCCTGTACGACAAGGATCTGGTGAGCTTCGAGGCTGGTGGGGATTACAACCAGCACGACGCCGGAGCCTTTATCAAGCTCAATGCGCTGCGCATGCGCGTTCAGGCGCGGGTGGAGGCCAAAGCCGGACAGAAGGACAAGGCCGGGGACTGACATGACGAATCTGGCAGAGGTCGTCGCAAAGCAGCTGCCGTTCCTGCGGTCCATAACCGAGGAACAGGCTGAGCGCAGGCCTGCTCCAGACGTCTGGTGCGCCAAAGAAATCCTGGGGCATCTGATCGACAGTGGTGTCAACAACCACGCCCGCTTTGTCCGGGCCAGCCGGGAGGAGGGGCTCGACCTGCCCGGCTACGATCAGAACGCCTGGGTCGAGGCGGGAACCTACAGCGGGCGGCCCTGGGCGGATGTGCTTGAGCTGTGGGCCGGGTACCAGCAGCACCTCGCTCAGGTCATGGCCTCACTGCCGGTCAGCAGCCTGGACCACACCCTGCGCGTCGGTGGGGGAGAGCCGGTCACCCTGCGCTTCCTGACCCAGGAGTACGTCACTCATCAGGTGCATCATCTGGCACAGATCCGGGAGCGCACCGGAGTATGAGCCTGCCCGGGAAGTACATGCTGCGGCCCGCCACGGCAGCCGACGCCGACATCATCGCCGCGCACCGTGGCCAGATGTTTGTCGATATGAACGAGCTGACGTCCCAGGGTGCCGAAGAGCAGCTGGACCTGTGGGCAGGCTGGCTGCGCTCGGCTCTCCCACAGGGGGAGTACACCGGAATTCTGGCCGTCTATGAGGCGCAGGTGGTCGGCGGCGTGGGCATGATGGTTCATCCCAAAATACCCAGCGTGCGGGACCCGGCTCTTTTCTCGGCCTATGTCATGAACATGTACGTGGCTCCGCCGCACCGGCGCCGCGGGCTGGCTGAAGCATTGATGCGGGAAATGCTAGAGGTGATCCGCTCCAAGGGCATGAACAGCGTCAAGCTTCATGCGGCGCCCATGGGCCGCGCCATCTACGAGCGCCTGGGCTTTGCCGAGTCCAGCAACCCGGAACTGCGGCTGTCGCTGGGGCAGCCATGAGCGGGCCCGTCACCATCCGTCCGGTCGAGCAGGCTGATCTGCCCGGTTTTCACGCCGTGATGATGGCCGCCGGCATGGATCCCCGCAGCAGCTGGAACCGCACCACACTGACTGACCTGGAACGTTCGTTGTTCGGGGCGGACTCAGGCGGCTTTATCGCTGAGCTTGAGAATGCCGGGGTGGTGGGTTGCGTCGGCTACCGCCCGGACGGCACGCAGACCCTGACCCTGAACAAGCTGGCCACCCGGCCTGAGGTCCGGGGGCAGGGTCTGGGGGCCCGGCTCGTTCAGGCGGTAGAGAGTCACGCTTCCCGCGCCGGGTATGCCCGGGTGCTGCTGGCCGTCTCGCAGTTCAACCAGGACGTGATTCCCTTTTACATCCGCCTGGGCTACGCCCGGTCCGAGGAACCCTACGCCCACGCCAATCCGGCCAGCCCGGCCCCGGTGGTGTTTGTCAAAAACCTCGGCACGCCAGCCCGGGCCTCATGACATGGAACACGAATTCCGCCTTTCCCAGGCGGAGAGTCTGCTGGAGATACATATGACACCTTCAACACAAGACAAGAAACTCTGGGGCGGGCGGTTTGCCGAAGCCACCGACGGCCTGGTGGAACTGTTCAACGCCTCGGTGGGTTTTGACCAGCGCCTCGCTGAGCAGGACATCCGCGGCTCGCTGGCCCACGTGGCCATGCTGGGGCAGGTCGGCATCCTGACCAGCGAGGAAGTCACGCAGATCAGTGACGGCCTCGGCGCCGTGCTGGCAGACATCCGGGCCGGCACCTTCGAGTGGCGCCTGGACCGCGAGGACGTTCACATGAACGTGGAAGCCGCCCTGCGCGACCGCATCGGGCCGGTGGCGGGCAAGCTGCACACTGCCCGCAGCCGCAACGATCAGGTGGCAGTGGACTTCCGCCTGTTCACCAAGGAAGCGGCGCTGGACCTCGCAGACAAAACCCGGGCCCTGCGCGCGGTCATGCTGGCCGAAGCGGAGAAGCACCTGGCGGCTGAGGTCATTCTGCCCGGGTACACCCACCTGCAGGTGGCGCAGCCGATTCTGCTCGCGCACTGGTTCATGGCTTACGTGGCCATGCTGGAGCGCGACGAGGGCCGATTCCGTGACGCAGCGGAACGCATGGACGAGTCGCCGCTGGGCAGTTCTGCCCTGGCCGGCACGCCGTGGCCGATCGACCGCCATGCCACCGCCACGGCGCTGGGTTTTGCCCGCCCCACAGCCAACTCTCTGGACGGCGTCGGCAGCCGGGACTTTGCACTGGAATTCCTGTCTGCGTGCGCCATTCTCTCGGCGCACCTGTCGCGCCTGTCCGAAGAGCTGATCGTGTACTCCACCTTCGAGTTCGGCTTCCTGACGCTGCCGGATTCACACACCACCGGCAGCTCGATCATGCCCCAGAAGAAAAACCCCGACGTTTCGGAACTGGCCCGCGCCAAGGCCGGCCGGGTCTTCGGCAACCTGATGGGCCTGCTGACCGTGGTCAAGGGCACTCCGCTGGCCTACAACAAGGACCTGCAGGAGGACAAGGAAGGAGTCTTTGATTCCTACGACACCCTCAGCATCGTGCTGCGCCTGTATACCGAGATGCTGCCCCGGACCGTGTGGCACGCGGAAGTGACCCGGGCGGCGGCGGCACGTGGGTACAGCACCGCGACCGACGTGGCCGACTTCCTGGCGCGCCAGGGCGTTCCGTTCCGCGAGGCCCATGAGGTGGTCGGCGGGCTCGTCGGACTGGCCAGCCGTTCGGGGCGGCAGCTGTGGGACCTGACCGATTCTGAACTGCGCGCGGCTCACCCCCTGCTGGGTGCGGAAGTGGCGCAGGCCCTGACGGTCGAACAGAGCGTCCGCGCCCGCCAGAGTTTCGGCGGTACGGCGCCCGCACGTGTCAGCGAGGCCATTGCCCAGGCCCGCGAGGCGCTGGGCTGAGATGAGCGCCCAGGTCTGGAGTCCCGGCACGCGGAGGCGACGACGCTGACCGTTCCTGTCTCCGCTTCCCTTTGCCCTTTCCCGGCCTTTGCCCTCCTCCGAGGTATTCCCATGACCCAGACCCCTGTTTCCCTGAACTCCATGCACATCAGCCTGCGGCAGGCCGCGCCGGCCGATTTCCCTGTCATTCTCGACCTGCTGGGCCGCTGCGGGCTTCACACCGGCAGCGCCACCCTGGAGGGCAGTACCTACTGGATTGCCCAGCTTGACGGCGTCCCGGGCGGCTGTATCGGGCTGGAGCACGGCGAGGGCGTATCGCTGATCCGCTCCACGGCCGTGGTTCCCGAAGCCCGCTCGCAGGGACTGGGCCGGGCACTGGTGCTCTCGGCCCTGACGCAGGCCAGCCTGCGGGGCGATCACACCGTGTACCTGTTCAGCTCCGAGGCCGGGGACTACTGGAAGCGCTTCGGCTTCGAGCCGTCCACCGTACAGGCCGTGGGCGAGGCGTTGCCCGGCGCCTCGCAGGTGCGCAGCGGCTTTGACAGAGGCTGGATTCATGACGAGCAGGTCTGGCAGCGTTCGCTGAACCAGGCGGGTGGGGAGACCGGAACATGACCATGACGGGCTGCGCACGCGTGCGCTATTGTGCCGGGAACCAACATTCAACCGTGCCAGACCCGCTTCTGGGCCTGTGCGGCGTGATCACATCCGGAGGGCTCTTTCATGACCGATTCCAATGTTCAGATTCGTCTCGCCACCCCCAACGACAAGGACACCGTCTGCCGTGTGTTCCGCGAAGCCGGCCTGGATACCGACGCGGCGCTGGCCGACGGCACCACCTACTGGGTGATGGAACGCGGCGGCCAGCCGGTGGGCAGCATCGGTCTGGAGCACGGCGACGGGGTTTCACTGCTGCGTGGAGCGGCAGTGCTGCCCGAAACGCGCGGCGGTGGGCTGGGACGGCGTCTGGTCATGAGTGCCCTGGAGTATGCGCAGGCACGTGGCGACCGCGCCATCTACATGTTCAGCAAGGGCGGCGACTGGAGCTCGTTCGGCTTTCAGCAGGTGCCGCTGGCCGTCGTGATGGGCGACATCCCGGACGCGCCGCAGGTGCAGGCCTACAAAGCCCGGGGGGAGCGGCCCGGCGGCACCACCTGGATGCGCAAGCTGAGTCAGTAAAGCTGACCGCAGCCCACTGCTGCCAGAGGCTGGGAGGTCCGGCATGACCTTCCTGGCCCTGGATTCGATTGCCATTCCTGACGTTCATCCGCAGGCGCCGCTGAGTATGCGCAAGGCGCGGCTTTCGGATATTGACGCCATTCATGAGCTGATCGGCTACTGGGCGGCGCGCGGGCTGATGCTGGTGCGTGCCCGGGGGCTGCTGGCCGAGACCATCCGGGACTTTCACCTCGTGCTGGCCGAGCCGCATGAAGGTCAGCCCGGCGGTCTGGTTGGGGTGTGTGGCCTGCACATGCTGGCTCCGGATCTGGCCGAGGTGCGTGGCCTGGCCATTCATCCTGCTATGCAGGGCCGGGGGCTGGGACGCGAGCTGGTGGCCGCGTGCGAGCGGGAGGCACGTGAGATTGCGCTGCCGGCACTGTTTGCCTGGACCTATCAGCAGGTGTTCTTCGAGAAGTGCGGTTTCCACCGCATCGACAAGACGAACCTGCATCCCAAGGTCTGGAGCGAGTGCCAGCGCTGCGCTTTCTTTGAGAACTGTAACGAGATCGCCATGTTCAAGGCTCTGGAGTGACACCGCCCGGTCTTGGGAAAGGTTTCGCGGCCACCAGGCCGGACTTTGCGCAGTTGCGGTCCGGGCAGGCGTCCTGGCCTCCTAAGATCAATGTCATGAAAGTTGCAATTGGCCTGACTCTGACCGCAGCTCTGACCCTGACCTCTGCCCAGGCGGCGTCCCTGGCTGATCATCTGCCAGCGGGCGCGCTGCTCACACTGGAAACCCGCAACGCCGGATCAGCTCTGGACCGCCTGAGTGGTCTTATTGCAGGAGTACTGGAAGATTCCGGCATGGACGAGGAGGTTCCCTCAGAGATGGTTGAGGGCATTGGCGCCATGCTGAAGGACTCGGTGGGACGTGAGGGACTCGTGGGTGTCTTCACAGTGGGCCGCTCTGGGGGCCGCTTCAGCCCCGAGGTCCTGGCAGTGGCACGAGTAGGGGCCCTGTCACGGGACATGGCCGCAGAGCTGGTGCCGCAGGGGAAGGGTGCGCGCGTGGGCAACTACACCTTCGGCCGCTCGGATGACATGTTCATCGGCCAGAGTGGAGGCCTGATCTATGCTTCCAGCAACAAGGCCCTGTTGATGAGCTACCTGGGGCGGCTGAGCGGCAAGGCAGGTCCTCGCCTGAACGCGGCCAGCACCTACGCCACTCCCACCCGGGCCATAGGCGCGCAGGAAATCAGCCTGTATGCCAACCTCTCTGCAGTGGCCAAGGTCGTGCGCGGCGAATTTGCCCGTATGGGAGTGCCGCGCCTGCTCTCGCCGCTGGTCGATGGCCTGGACACCCTGGGCCAGTACGCGGGTGGACTGCGCACCACCGCAAGCGGGCTGACCACCACGAGTGCCCATGTCGTCAACCCCCAGGGCAAAGATCAGCCGCTATCACGCATGCTGTCCCACACGACGGATTTTACGGTGCAGGAGATTTTGCCAGCCGACGTGGAAGCCGTACAGGCCAGAGCCTGCCACCCCGAAAGCGGCGCGTACCTGGGCCGCTGGCTGACCCGGCTGGATCTGTTCGAGCCGTTCGGCTTCCTGACGGACAGCCAGCTGGCCAGCCATCTGGAGCGCTCGGGGCGGTACCTGGGAGACGAGTGCGCCCAGGTCACACTGGCCGGGGGCCTGAAAGCCAGCCTGAACAGTCAGGATCCGGTGGACAGTCTGCGGCACGTCGTGACGTACCAGCGCGTGAAGGATCAGGCGGCTGCCCAGGCTCACCTGCCGGAGTACGCCCGCAGTCTCAACGACGCGGTCAGCGGGCTCAGAAAGACCATCTTCAAGACCCTGACTGGCCTGAAGAACGCTGACCTGCCCGGCTCAATGGGCCGTGTTGGTGCGACTGGGATAGCTGCCGGCATGGGTGCGGCCAAGGAATTCGACGCATTGCTCGGCGACCTGAAAATGGTCTACGGCTTCCGCGACGGGTATCTGATTACTGCCTGGACGGAAGAGGCCCTCAGGGCTGCGCTGGCTCCAGCCGAAACCACCCTGGCCAGCAGCGAGGCCTTCCGTGGCGAGGGGCTGAACCTCAAGAACGCGGGCGGCTGGACCTACCAGCCTGACCTGGCGGACCTGAACAGCGAAGACCTGCTCAGCGCCCTGCCCGAAGACCTCCGGGATGAGGAGCTGGACGACATTTTTGGCCCCATGGCCGAAACCGGCGCTGGCCTTATTAACCGCTTTAACGGCATGACCTCACAGAGCAGCGTGCAGGGGAATGTCATCATCGGCAAGACGAACGTGCGGTACGACTGGTAAGGTCTTGGTCGGCCCGCGTAATCGGCAAGCCATGAAACGCGTCCTGTGAGGCGCGAATGGAGGACAGGAACATGATCAGAAAAGAACGAGCAATTCTGGCTCTGGAAGACGGCACGGTCTACCGCGGTTATGCCTTCGGGCACCGTGGAGAAACGGTGGGCGAAGTGGTGTTCAACACCTCCATGACCGGCTACCAGGAGATCATGACCGATCCCAGTTACAACGGGCAGATCGTAACCATCACCTACCCGCATGTCGGCAACTACGGCGTGGCGATCTATGACATGGAGAGCAACAAGCCGTATGTGCGCGGCTTTATCTCCCGTGAGTTCTCAGGGGAGTACAGCAACTACCGCGCTCAGCAGTCGCTGGAAAGCTTCATGCAGCAGTACGGCGTGGTCAGCATCCAGGGGATCGACACGCGTGCGCTGGTCAGGCGCCTGCGTACCGGCGGGGTCGTCAAAGGCGTGATTGCTCACCGCAGTTACACTCACCCGGAAGATCCGTACGGCGAGTTCACCCCGGCCGAGGAGCAGGTGTACGTGCAGCGTGCGCTGGGTCATCAGGACATCGACGGGCATGACATGACCCGCGAGGTCACCACCGCGCTGCCCTACGCGTTCCCCACACTGCGGCAGGGCAAACGCGTCGTGCTGATGGATTTCGGGATCAAGCACACCATCATTGAGCGTCTGGCGGAAGTTGGCATCGAACCTATCGTGGTTCCGGCGCACACCACCCCGGCGCAGATCATGGCGCTGCAGCCGCACGGCCTGTTCCTGTCCAACGGTCCTGGTGACCCCGCTCCGCTGGAATACGCCCACAAGACTGCCTGGGAACTGATGGGGCTGCTGCCGACGTTCGGCATCTGCCTGGGACACCAGATTCTGGGGCTGGCGGCGGGCGGCCGTACCTTCAAGATGAAGTTCGGACACCGGGGTGGCAACCAGCCGGTCAAGAACCTGTTGACCGGCAATGTGGAGATCACCTCGCAGAACCACGGCTACGCGGTGGACATCGATTCCATCCCGAACGGCGCTTTCGTCGCCACGCATGTCAATCTCAACGACGGCACGCTGGAAGGCATGGCGCACAGCCGTTACCCGGTGTTCAGCGTGCAGTATCACCCCGAAGCTTCCCCCGGACCACACGACAGCCGCTACCTGTTTGACCGTTTTATCGAGGAAATCGATGCATTCGACGGCGGCAATGGTTCTCCTGTGGCCAAGGCTGCGGCAGGGCGCCTGGGTATCTGAGCCGCTTCACGGGCTGCTCAGATATGTCAGAGGCAGTAGGCATATCCTTGCTGGAGTAAGAGCTCTGAAAATACCTTTCTGCACCATGACTGTTGGTGACAACGTGGTGGCGCAAAGCCGGTGGGACCTCCAGGTCTCACCGGCTTTGCGTGATGGAGGGAGGTGCGCTCAGGTTGCTCTACAGGTCAGGTGATGCGGGGCGTTGTTCCTCGCTGACAGTCAGGAGACCAGAGCCGTCAGAAGACGTGGGAAAGCACCCGACCTGTTTCTTTTCTCATGTACCTTACACAAATATGACGGCCCGTGGGAAACCTCATAGCTTCTCGCCTCCGTCTGCGTCATGCTTCGTGTATTCGTTCCACACAACTATGGCCCTGTCTGAGGACATGTGATCGCTGCGCTTTACCAGACACTCAACCTGCACATTTCTGCTTCCTGCTGGCTCTGCCTGGGAGGCTTTAAGGAGACCGTGATGACCAAATTCCTTCATATTGCCCTGCTTCTGACTGTTCCGCTGGCCACTGGTTGCGGTCAGGTGGTTGGCAAGCTGATTCCTCCTCAGACGTTCAACAACCCGGCCAACCTGGACGGCGCGCAGCTCAGCAGCTCCAGCACCCTGCAGCCGGCAGCTGTCAAAGGGACCATCGCCTACGACACCAGTAAGACTGCACCGCCCACGCCCTTCGCGGACCTGCAGTACCCGGAAAATGTTCCCTTCGGTGTCCGGCCGTACGCCATGAAGCTGCAGGCGCAGTTTACCCGGGCCGTCGTTCAGGGCAGCTGCAGCTTTCCCGCCGCATTTCAGCTGACGGTGCAGCGCTTCGACGCCGCCATCAGTGACGCAAGCGGCAACGCCACGCTCAGCGTGGAACCAAAACTGACCGTCACCCTCACAAAGACCGGCGGTACGGCCACGTCAGCGACGTACAGCATCAGTGACCACACCGTGACAGTCAGTGCGAACGCCGCCACGACGTCCAAGGCCATCAACATCCTGACCAGTGGTGGGCAGAACAACGCCAGCGCCACCGCACATATCGTCGCGGATCAGGATGGACTTGCGGGCTGCACCGTTCAGTTCACGCTGGGCAAGACGTCACTGACCCTCTCTGACTTTTCCTG is a window of Deinococcus deserti VCD115 DNA encoding:
- the carB gene encoding carbamoyl-phosphate synthase large subunit, with amino-acid sequence MPKRTDLQTILILGSGPIQIGQAAEFDYSGTQALKALRGEGYRVVLVNSNPATIMTDPDLADATYLEPLTPEFVEKIIALEKPDAILPTLGGQTALNLAMELHERGTLEKYGVELIGAGVEAIKKGEDRELFQAAMKKIGVETARGKMVHSMEEAVEYQKEIGLPIVIRPSFTLGGTGGGIAHTYEEFLAITEGGLRDSPVTSVLLEESILGWKEYELEVMRDTADTVIIITSIENFDPMGVHTGDSITVAPAQTLSDVEYQRLRNQSLAIIREIGVATGGSNIQFAVNPDNGRVIVIEMNPRVSRSSALASKATGFPIAKIAALLAVGYHLDELPNDITRVTPASFEPSIDYVVTKIPRFAFEKFPGTSDHLGTQMRSVGEVMAIGRTFKESLQKALRSTESDIRGVYAEMDEAGLRALLYPNPRRIEAVIELLRRGESIDALFDATKIDRWFLEQIKEIIDAEHELLELGPISEWKYEYWREVKRLGFSDARIGEIVGLSELQVRQLRKAARATPVYKTVDTCAAEFEAYTPYHYSTYEWEDEVTGTDKPKVVILGSGPNRIGQGVEFDYATVHAVWALQEAGYETIMVNSNPETVSTDYDTADRLYFEPLTFEDVMNIVDHEKPVGVIVQLGGQTPLKLAKKLADAGAPIIGTSPETIHEAEDRASFNALCERLGLSQPRGKVAETPEQARQLAAELGFPLMARPSYVLGGRAMRTVRSMEELVTYLDEVYAAVEGQPSILLDQFLEGALELDVDTLCDGERAVVAGIMEHVEAAGVHSGDSACVLPPVNLSAELLARVKADTERLALELGVRGLMNVQWAVKDGTAYILEANPRASRTVPFVSKAVNHPLAKSAARIAVGHTLEQIGLTETPEAAMYSVKEVHLPFLKFKGVSPILGPEMKSTGESMGIDADPYLAFYRAQLGAKSYLPLSGTALLLGDGLDEVASTLQGAGLNVIREQDGNTLPDLLIDVTGSPLLRTALERGVPIVSTREAAVWTSKAIAAAQGSELRVRSLQDWQTQEAVAG
- a CDS encoding argininosuccinate synthase; translation: MAKDKIVLAYSGGLDTSIILKWLQTERNYDVVCFTADLGQGDEVEEARVKALNTGAVAAYALDLREEFVRDYVFPMFRSSALYEGYYLLGTSIARPLIAKKMVEIAQKEGAVAVSHGATGKGNDQVRFEMTAYALQPDIVTVAPWRDWEFQGRADLEAFAHEHGIPVPTTKKDPWSTDANMLHISYEGGILEDPWAEPPAHMFKLTVAPEEAPDEAEYVEIEFLNGDAVAINGETLSPAALLDRANEIGGRHGVGRVDLVENRFVGMKSRGVYETPGGTLLYHARRAVESLTLDREVLHQRDALGPKYAELVYNGFWFAPEREALQVYMDHVAKAVTGTARLKLYKGNCIVAGRKAERSLYDKDLVSFEAGGDYNQHDAGAFIKLNALRMRVQARVEAKAGQKDKAGD
- a CDS encoding DinB family protein; this translates as MTNLAEVVAKQLPFLRSITEEQAERRPAPDVWCAKEILGHLIDSGVNNHARFVRASREEGLDLPGYDQNAWVEAGTYSGRPWADVLELWAGYQQHLAQVMASLPVSSLDHTLRVGGGEPVTLRFLTQEYVTHQVHHLAQIRERTGV
- a CDS encoding GNAT family N-acetyltransferase → MSLPGKYMLRPATAADADIIAAHRGQMFVDMNELTSQGAEEQLDLWAGWLRSALPQGEYTGILAVYEAQVVGGVGMMVHPKIPSVRDPALFSAYVMNMYVAPPHRRRGLAEALMREMLEVIRSKGMNSVKLHAAPMGRAIYERLGFAESSNPELRLSLGQP
- a CDS encoding GNAT family N-acetyltransferase, producing the protein MSGPVTIRPVEQADLPGFHAVMMAAGMDPRSSWNRTTLTDLERSLFGADSGGFIAELENAGVVGCVGYRPDGTQTLTLNKLATRPEVRGQGLGARLVQAVESHASRAGYARVLLAVSQFNQDVIPFYIRLGYARSEEPYAHANPASPAPVVFVKNLGTPARAS